Sequence from the Gimesia sp. genome:
ACTTCGGCGACAGCATCCACCCGCTGCTGGACATGGTGCTCGAGAAAGTACCCGCTCCGGAAGTCGAATTCGACGCCCCGCTGAAGATGATGGTCACGACCCTCGAATGGTCCGAATACGTGGGCCGCGTAGCCACCGGTCGTATCAGCACCGGTAAAGTCCGTCGCGGTGAAAAGGTCACCCTGATCAAGGCCGGCGGAAAGCATATCAATTGTACCATCGATTCGGTCGAACTGTTCAATAACCTGGGACGGGCTCCCGTTGAAGAAGCCACCGCCGGCGATATCGTCGCTTTAGTTGGTCTGGACAATCCTGAAATCGGCGACACCGTTGCCTGTGCACTGAAACCTGAAGCCCTGGAACGTATCGACGTTGATGAGCCGACACTCTCGATGTTGTTTACCATCAACAGTTCTCCGCTGGCAGGGCAGGATGGCAAATACGTCACCAGCCGTAACCTGCGGGAACGTCTGATGCGTGAACTCGAATCGAACGTGGCTCTGCGAGTCACCGAACGGGAAGACAAAGACTCGTTCTCCGTTTCCGGTCGTGGCGTGCTGCACCTCTCCGTACTCATCGAACAGATGCGTCGCGAAGGTTATGAGCTTTCCGTCGGTAAGCCTGAAGTGATCCGCAAGAAGATCGACGATAAATGGCATGAACCGTTTGAAGAACTCGTTGTCGACGTCCCTGCGGATTCGGTCGGTTCCGTGATGGAACTGGTCTGTGCACGTCGAGGACAGATTATCGACATGACGGCTGGCGAAACCGGAATGTCGCACCTCAAGTTTTCGATTCCCGCCCGCGGGCTGATCGGTCTGCGAACCCGTCTGCTCAACGCGACCAAAGGGGAAGCGATCATCAACCACCGCTTCGAAGGCTACAAGCCCAGCGAAGGGGAAGTTCCCCGGCGTGCGAATGGCGTGATGGTCTCCCAGGCCAAAGGGCAGGCCGTGGGCTATGCTCTCTGGAAACTGCAGGAACGGGCTGAATTCTTTGTCTCTCCCGGAGATGATGTCTACGAAGGGATGATCATCGGCGAAAACGCCCGTGAAAATGACCTAGTCGTCAATCCGATCCGTGGTAAAAAACTGACGAACGTGCGTGCTTCCGGTTCCGATGAAAACGTCGCCCTCAAGCCGGCACGAGATATGAGTCTCGAAGCTGCTTTGGAGTACATCGAACAGGACGAGTATGTGGAGATCACTCCCAAGCTGATCCGTCTCCGCAAGATCTACCTCACGGAAAACGAGCGGAAACGCCAGCACCGCAGTACGAATGCTTAATTCAGCAGAACGTACTCCATGATTTTGACTTTCCAACCTGGGGCCGGCTTACCGGTCCCAGGTTTTTAATTTACCCACCAGATCCAGCATCTCATTGCGCCGCTTTTCGAACAGCCCGAACAGGGCCAGGATGCAGATCCCCAGGCCAATTCCAAACGCCCACCAGGGCCACACGTGTCCCAGTGACTGCGACGCGTGCCAGATCATGCTCACAATCGAAAGCACCAGGAACGAGGTGCCGACATACAGGAAGGCCCGTACTCGCAGCAGCATCCCGGCGAAGATCCCCACGACTGACAGGCCACATAGAATCATCGGTAGCGCAATACTTTCCGCCACTCCGGTGATGAACATGTCCCCGGTCGAACTGACATAAATGGCAATCGTAGAAAAGTACCGGATCGAAGTCAGCTGGGAATCGCTCAGTTTTTCACGATTCAGATGTGTCGCGACCAGTACCGACAATGCCGGCGGAATCAGCCAGAGCTGAGGATGCTGCGTCAGTAACTGTCCCTGTTCCACCCAGAAAGCCCACAAGGCACCGTTACCCGCCAGAGCAGCCAGCGTGGTATAGACGAACGACTTTCTCCAGAGGCTCATCACCACGTAGACCAGGCTGATCAACAGCAGCACCAGGGAATATTCGCCAACCACCGGAGAGGTCTGAGTCGAAGCACCATGCAGCCAGAAGCTCAGTGCAGGCAACAGCGGGAGGAAGACACCCGTCCGCTGGAGCGGTTCAGACAACACCTGCAGCCCGATGCGGTCGAAGTACTCACCGACCCCCGCACCGGCAAAGGCAATCGCGATGACGATATAAGGCCAGTAAGGCAGCAGGTAGCCGCGGAACAGTTCCGGCACGGTCAGATAAATATGCAGGAACAGCAGGGCCAGTACGATTTCAGACGCATAGACATACAGCATTCTGCGTTTCAACGGAAGCTGGAACGGATCATATTTGGGAATGGCAGCCATCACGATCAGGGCCGCGGAGAGCAGCACCAGCGCCGCTGAAACAACGCCAATTCTCGCTGGATTCAATTGCAGCCGGACCCCGGTCAGTTGCAGTCCGATCTCCGAAGCCAGGATTGATAACAGCGCGACGCCAGCAGCGGTCAGGAAGGTCCGCGCGCTTTTGCGAATCGCTTCCGTCCAGTCCGAGGTGAGGCGCGACCATTTCGCAAGCACAATTGTGGTCAGCAGGCTTAGAACGGAGACCGCCTCCAGCAGACGAATCAGATGGTCGAGCCAGTAAAAGTTCCCTGTGACGGGTAACAGGGCCCAGCTGAAATAGATGGATGCGGCGCCCAGTGCCAAAAGTGCCCGGTGTTTGAACCGTTCGGAAAGTTCACTCAAATCACCCAGTGACAGCAACGCCGGAACCGTGAGGCAGGTCCCCACCACCGACCACCAGCGGAGCGTCTGATCTTCAAATCGCAATACGCTGTGCAGCAATGCCAGGATTGTCGAGAGTGTCATCACGGAAACCGCTTGCGGGACCCAGCTGCGTGCCTGCTCCCAGATGCGGTCCGCGTTGGCAATCGCCAGGCGGTTACCAGCCTGGCCCAGCTGTGAACGCAGTCTCCACAGAATCCCGATCAGACAGGCATAGACAGACAACGCGATGCCCGACCGCTGTACCAGGATCTGCAGTTCTGTCTCATTACTCAGGAAGGTGCCGATTGCACATAATCCCATCATAAACAGTGGCGCCAGCCCATATCGGCTGTTCCGGTCCCAGAGCAGCGTTGTCAGCAGCACGGTCACCGCTGCCAGGGCAATCCACCCCTGACTGTCACGAATGACGGGAAGTCCTTCCACTGTCAGCATTGTCCGGGAAACGGTGATTGTCAGCGTGTAGAGCAGGACGACTGCGGACAGAGCCCCCGTTACGATGTGCTGCAACCTGAATTCAGACAGTCCGAGCTCTTCGTCAGTCGAGACACGCTGCCGATAGACGTCCACCGCCAGCCAGCAGGCAGCGATACCTGACGCGACTGTGATCAGCCACTTCAAGAGGTCCATTTGATTTTGAGTTGTCACAATCACATTCATGTCGGTCCAGAACGCTGTGAAGCCCAGCACGGTGCCGACCAATGCCGTTGCCAGTGAAGCCCAGGCCATGATCTGTTTTCGCAGACAGAGTCCCAGCGTGAAATACAGGCCCGTCCCTGTCGCCGCGATCGTCAGCCCCGGCCAGGGGCGATACAGGTCAGACCAGCCCCCCCGCAGTCCGAACAGCAGTAACAGACCAAAGAGCAACTGAGACCAGTAGAGATGTCGTTGTGTGTCAGCCTGTAGTTCGATATCGCTGGCGGAGCGACGCCAGGTTTGCACAAAGCGGAACGCGTGGAAGGCAATCACCAGAAGCAGCCCCCCTTCGAGCAGCAGGTTGACCTGCCAGGCGTTCCAGTCCGTATGGTGCCAGCCCAGGACCGCTGCCAGTCCAATCAGTGACAGACTGAGGAAGCTCAGACCATTGACCTGCATACTGCTGGAGTACCTGCGGGCAAAATACTGAATGCAGATCGCAGAGACTCCGACCGCAGGCAGAGTCACCCACGGGGCTTGTGAGAAACGTGGCCCCCATGAGCCAGCGGGATCGAACAGGTTGAACAGGAAGGGGAGCAGGTAGGGAGAGACGATCAGGCTGAGCATCGTCGCCAGATGAATCCGTAATGGTGGCCACTCGGAAGACATGAGCAGCTGGTATTTCTGGAACTCGGGATGAATCCAGCGTTCGCACGCCAGCCAGAAGATCCCGAAACCGGCAGCCGCGAGTCCCAGCCAGGTAAGAGTCTGCAGAAACTCGGCGGTATCATATTGATCGAGGGGTGTCGAAAACATCAGAATGGTTCCCGCCAGCGTTGTCACCAGCAGAAGATGGGATGCGAGTAGCATCCAGCCGTTGGAGCGGAACAGCACTGCATAACAGATGATCGTTCCCAGCAGTATCAGCAGCGGCAGACCAAATTGTGTGAAAGCGAGTAACCGGTCTGCAACATCAAGAGTTGCGACCTGTCCCAGCCCCGTTCCCAGTACCTGGCACATTGTCAGGAACAGGACAGGCAGACTGATGCCCAGTATGCTTAAGTCACGCCACGACGGTTTGTCTTCCAGCAGACGCGAAAGGTATCGCAAGCGGACCTGCTGCGACTGGAAAGTCTGCAGCACCGATTCTGCTTTCCAGACTACTACAAATATAACCACGGCATACAGGCTCAGGCACCAGCGGAGAGCCCCCGCCACATGCTGAGTCTGGTTGAAATACCCGGCGAGCAAAAAGGGAACCAGGTAGCTGATTAACAGCATGCCCAGCGAAGCGAGTTTCTGCAGGCGACTGTTAAGGAAGGGCAGACATCCCAGCATCAACAGGCCCAGGCAGAGCCAGCTCCAGATACTGAAGGCTTCTGGTGCCAGTTGCAAAGGAAAGCCGACCGAGAATTCTTTCAATGCGGAATTGAAAATAACAAACAGGGAAAACAGTACAACCAGCGTGCAGGAGAGGGCACCTTGTGTCCAGAGGCTGTGTTCCCGGGCCCGCGTAATGGTAATGGCCGTCAGTCCCATCAGGTAGACGAACAGCCCGAACATTGCGGGAGCCAGAAAATTCCAGACCGCACTCATCCGGTAGGCCTGGTTGAACTCGGCTCCGACCAGGGGTAACAGTGCAAATGCAAATACGAGGCCTGTAGAAAGGATGGCACCGCCCAATAGAATCGGTTGCAGATTCAGACGGCTGTCGCGGGCCAGCGCTCCCAGCATGTTGCGCGAAAATTTATGGGAACAGATCAGGGAGTTTAGTCCATTCCAGAGGGCAATCGCCAGGATATGGAACAGCCAGTATCGGGGAGAATGGTAACCATTACCCGTCCAGAGATCAAAACGCTGACCGACCGCAGTCGCGGTGTAGAGTGTGCCGGCTGTCCCCGCGAACTGGGCACACAGAAACCAGATGTCGGAGCGGAGGATCAACGCAATGCCCAGCCAGATCAACATCAGCCAGAACGAGTAAAACGCATGCATGTGGGCCGGCATGATCTGCAGCAGGGCATAAGGGATCATGAGGACCGACGTGATCATGGAACCAGCGGTGAGAGGGCCGGTAAACGAATTTCCCTCAGCGGGCAGCAGCGACCAGCTGTTCTGTAACTTTTGTCGAGTTTGTGTCCAGAATTGCAGGGCTAGTAAAAACAGCAGGCTGGTCGAAGCGTGGATCAAACAGCCCCAGGCGAAGGGACCATCGGGACGCAGATGCATGCTCTGCAGCAACTCGCGGATGGGGCCGTTGAGGCAGAGTGCGTGTTGCAGTGTCAGGAACCAGAGAAATGATCCGATGCTGGAAAGCACCTGACGACGAACGTGCCAGTTCGCTGTCAGGAACAGAACGGAGTTCAACAGTAAAGCCACCGTAGTCCACATGACATCCGTGCGGCTATAAAAGCCCGCGTAGACCGCGATCAGGCTGGAGCCGCAGGCCAGCCCAACAGCGGCATACAGGTAGTATTCCGCTGCCTCCCGGTGCGATTTGTTCTTGAGGAGCATCGCTCCGGTTCCCGCTCCGATCGCCAATGCCAGTAATACGATGGCAGAACGGCCCAGCAGCATCGCTTCCATGAGCATTCGCTGTGTGACGCCTTCCAGAGGCAGAGTGCCGCCCAGAACGTGAAATCCGAGCAGGACTGAAATCATTAGCGATGCCAGTGCCGGTAAATGGCATAAAGGAAAACGTCCTCGAAAGGCGAGCAGTGTCAGGCTAATGGCGTTGACGATTCCCAGGGCGATCAGAATATCGACGCGCGGCCAGGCGATCGCGAAGTTGACCAGCAGCATGATGGCAGCAAAGATCGCGAGGGACGAACCCGTCAGGGACCAGTGCGGCGATTCGTCTTTCCCTTTCCGATGATGGAGCAGCAGACCAAATCCGACCAGCAGGCTTTCCATCAGGCTGAACAGCGGCGTCAGTCGGGCAAAGTTTTCCAGGCGTTCGGGGGCATTCCAGATCATCAGCCAGCAGGGAGCCAGCACGGAAAAAACCGCCAGCCCGAGCAGCGTTACTAGTTCCCGGGCACGAGAATCGGGAAAGTCGTCCCAGTGAAAGGCATTTCGTAAGACACTGCCCATGCCAATCACAAAACAGGCGACCGGCAGCAGCGCCAGCAGATTAATTTGCATTAACGTGTTTGCCTGGTCCCCCAGCCGGGAGATCAGGATTTGCCCGGCTGAGGTACCCAGGACGATCGCCAGTAAAGGCCAGCGTCCGAAACTGAGCAGGATGCGGCTGGAGGAATGGACCATCCACCCGAATGCGGCAAAGCCGACACCGAGTGCGAGTATGAAGAGGGGGTCGGCCACAGGCCTGTGATCGGACAGGCGGATGGCCGCCAGGAAGTTGAGAGGCACCAGTAGCACCGTAATCAGTAACAGGCCGCGACTGGTGGCTTCCAGTTTCCAGCGTTTGAAAGTGTAAAGCCCCGCTCCATGGATGGCGGCGGTGGCCAGCAGGAAGAGCAGGGCAGGCAGATAGGGGATCTGATTTTTCAATGTCGACCAGAGACTGACCACCAGGCCAATGGCACTGCCGACAATCAGCAGACCGCTGACCAGTTCCCCCCAGCGAATGTTTTTCTCTTCCATGAAGGCCTGCAGAAGTGAACCCAGCGGACGTTTCTGCTCTTCGACGGGCATCGCAGGACGTGGGGTAGTGCGTGCTGGAGAGACAGGCTGAATCTGTTCGGTCCTGGTCTCTGGTTCAAAGGCACTCTCGTCCAGAAAATCGGAGATTTCGAGAACCGGTTCTTTTTCAGGCGTCGTTTGCGGGACTGGTTTCTGCGTCGATGGTTTGGGTTCAGGCTTGGGCTCGGGTTTCGGTTGTATGACTTCAGGAGGAGCGGGCGCCGGTTGCTTGGCTGCTGTATATTTGAAGAGGCGGACGAAATCATCTTCCGGGATGACGCCCTGATGATAGAGTCGGCGAAGGTAGCGTTCGGCTGACTGACGCTCCTGCTCGCGAGTTCTCTCTGTTGTCTTTCGTTCTTCGTCAAGTTGATGCGCGGAATGGACGTCGTTTGGGGCCGCTTCCGGCGAGAACAGTTTGACGAGAAAGTGACCAATCACCCAGATTCCGTGGATGAAGGAAGCGAAGAGTGTCAAAAGAATCAATACCAGCACGAATTCCATGGGGTGGGTCCCTGTTGCAGCGGAAGATCAAACATCCAGCCTTACCTCGGCTTCTTTACGGGCGGATTCTCTTGAGCGATATCACTCCTCAATTTGGAATTTTCATTCAAAAATTAAGATGTCATTTCTTAACTCTAATCCAGAAAATGGATTAGGGCAATGATATTTAATAAACGGAGATGCGGGTGCCATCGGCGAACATCCGGGTCGGCTGACTGCTCCGGATCTCTTTGCCCCAGCGACGCCTGACTGCGGGAGGCAGATAAGTGAAGGCATACCAGCCATCCAGCAGGCGATTGCGGACTGTCTGTTGTTCCAGATTCTCCAGTTCCCAACTGGTCAGAATTGTTTTCCATAACCGGGCCCGTTGCGAGACACGGTAGTGGATGGGATCAAAGCCATACCACTCAGGCTGGGGAGCAACAATCCGGATACGGGGATCTCCAGCCAGTTCGGTGAGTCGCTGATTCAACTGGCCGACTTTCTGAATCAGATCGGGAAGTGAAGCCGGATTTTTCGGGAAGAACAGCCGGCGTGTCATCTCGAAACGCAGATTTGAGAGTTTTGCGAGTGTGAACTCGGGCAGCAGCGTGATCGTCACCCGGGCATCGATCGCCTGTAATTGATCCAGGCAAAGCCTGACCCAGCTGAAGATGGCATCAACCGATTGACCATAAATCAGATCATTGCCGATATCAGTCAACAGCGCGAGGGGTTGTTCCGAAATTCGATCCGATGTGGGTAATGCCTGCCACAAATCACAGCGGGAGATGCCGGGCAGGGCACGGTGCAGGAGACGACTCCAGGTTCCGTATGAGCGTCCATGCCCGAGGGCGGTATAGATGTCGCAGGGCATCCCTATGCTCGGCTGCAGGAGACGCAGAATCAAAGGAAAGTCTCTGGTAAGGTTACTTGCTCCCAGCAGGATCACCGGACGTCCAGCGGTCTGTGTATCTGGAGCAGTGAAGTCAGGCATGGATGTGATTATCCCGGATGTCGTGATGTATGTGAATGGAATCTTTCTATTTTAGCGAGATCAGGTATTTCAGAAAGAGAAATTTACACTCGCACAGATTCATAAGCAGAGGAATGCTCGCGCATAAAAAAAAGGCACCATCGATTTGACGGTGCCTTGATTCTATTCTGAATGAGCAGCGGGGCGATTATTCTTCGCCTTCTTCTTCTGCCGCTTCTTCCTCTTCAGCTTCCGCAGCGGAGCCGGCGAAGCTGGAGCAGACCGAGCGAGCGATAGCAGAGACTTTGTTTTCCTCTGGCTTCTTCATCTCGGTTTCTTTGTATTCAGCTTTTTCCAGGATGACGTCAACCGCTTTACGCTCACGCAGCTGAGCTTCCAGGTTTTCAATCATACCGGATTTGACCATACGAGCCCGAACGCGACGGGGGCTTTCACCCTGCTGCATCGCCATGTAGTAGATTTCCATGTCGATTTCAGAAGGATCGACCATCAGGTTTTCGGTCGTGGCAATCTTGTCCAGCACGAAGTGCTCTTTGAGTGCCTGACGTGTGCTGGAAATCGCCTGCTGACGCAGTTCGTTTTCGCGAGCCTGGATATCCTGACGGGAGAAGCCGGCCTGCTGCATTTCGAGGATTTCCCGACGCAGTGCGTTTTCAACCTGCTTGGAAACCAGTGTTTCCGGCAGATCCCAGTCGGCAGACTCGGTGATCTTTTCCAGAACCTGGGTACGGGTAGACTGACGCTGCTCGTAAGTCACCTGACGTTCCAGGATGTTTTTGATTTCTTCGCGGAGTTCTTCTTCCGATTCGGCACCGATCCGTTCCAGCAGCTCTTCGTTGATTTCCGGAGGCTGGATGAACTTGACGGTCTTCACGGTGAAAGTCGCTTTGACCTTTTCGCCACGCATTTCGATCTGATCGGCTTCTGCAGAAACTTCGAGTTCGGTTTCGCGAGTGTCGCCGGCTTTGACGTCAGCCATGACTTCGCCGAAGTCTTTGATTTCGGCATCACGTAGACGCAGGATCGGACGGAGCGGAACAACCAGTTCGGCGATTTCGCTGAGTGGCTTGCCGTCGTGTTCGAACTTGATTGACAGTTCGAGGTAATCTTCTTTTTCTGCAGCACCTTTCCGTTCTTCCATTTCGCCGTACTGGCCGAGGAAGCGGTTCAGGTATTCTTCGATGTCTTTGTCGCCGATTTCGCGGACAGGACGTTCCAGCGACAGCCCCTTGTATTCGGGCAGTTTGAAGTCAGGACGAACTTCGACTTCAAATTCGAAGGTGAATTCGCCGTCTTCTGGAATTTCCAGGCTTTCGACATCAATGGTTGGCTCGTTGATCGGATCCAGATCGTTGTCTTCTGCGATCAGTTCCAGGCTTTCCATCAGGACCCGCTGTTTGACCTGATCGTTGAGTTCCTGGCGGAAACGTTTTTCGATCAGCTTCTTGGGAACGTGGCCGACGCGGAAACCGGGAACTGTTGCCTGATCACCCAGTTCAGAGACAGACTCAGAGTAGAAGTGCTCGATGTCAGAACGGGGGACTGATACAGTCACATGTTTTTTACAGGGACCCACCTCTTTAATATCGGCGGTCGCAGACATTTTATACTCGCCTTCGGTGGAGACGGTTTCTTCTGTCGTTGCGAGATCGTCAGACACGGTCCAATCCTTTTCTTTTACGTTGTGTGGAAAACAGCAATGGGGGATTTACCAAATCACTGCACTCAATCTGAGGGTGGCAGTTGCACACTGCGGAGCTGATTCTGATAGCGATACTACTTAAAGTATGAAAAGCCCCACATTCAAGAAGATGGGGGCTCTGATTCAATCCCTGAGATTTTGCATGCGAAAAAAAGAGCGGGTGAAGGGATTTGAACCCTCGACAGCCACGTTGGCAACGTGGTGCTCTACCACTGAGCTACACCCGCGAGCTGGCATGTATTGGACTGAGAGTGAAGATCACTTTCAGAAGCAACACGTGCTTGCTGTGTGTGAAGATTATGTAATCTTATCCGCTGAGGTCAAGGGTACGACAAGAAGTAAATCATGGATATCAGAGACTTTTTTCATTTTTTCTCTTCGGATCCTCTCTGAGCCTGCTGTTTACGGCTGACTCTGCGGATTGATGGGATTTTACGGACACTCTCATAATCAAGGTGGACTGTTTTTCGTCCCTGTTGCCGATTCGCCACGTGTTG
This genomic interval carries:
- the typA gene encoding translational GTPase TypA; this encodes MKREDVRNIAIIAHVDHGKTTLVDALLHQSGQFRDSQLKGDCILDSNDLERERGITILAKNIALMYKGVKINIIDTPGHADFGGEVERVLRMADGVLILVDAFEGPRPQTRFVLKKALECHLKPLVVINKIDRPDCRPDHVLSEMFDLFVDLDADDETLDFPYIYASAREGFATHDLDNFGDSIHPLLDMVLEKVPAPEVEFDAPLKMMVTTLEWSEYVGRVATGRISTGKVRRGEKVTLIKAGGKHINCTIDSVELFNNLGRAPVEEATAGDIVALVGLDNPEIGDTVACALKPEALERIDVDEPTLSMLFTINSSPLAGQDGKYVTSRNLRERLMRELESNVALRVTEREDKDSFSVSGRGVLHLSVLIEQMRREGYELSVGKPEVIRKKIDDKWHEPFEELVVDVPADSVGSVMELVCARRGQIIDMTAGETGMSHLKFSIPARGLIGLRTRLLNATKGEAIINHRFEGYKPSEGEVPRRANGVMVSQAKGQAVGYALWKLQERAEFFVSPGDDVYEGMIIGENARENDLVVNPIRGKKLTNVRASGSDENVALKPARDMSLEAALEYIEQDEYVEITPKLIRLRKIYLTENERKRQHRSTNA
- the tig gene encoding trigger factor; amino-acid sequence: MSDDLATTEETVSTEGEYKMSATADIKEVGPCKKHVTVSVPRSDIEHFYSESVSELGDQATVPGFRVGHVPKKLIEKRFRQELNDQVKQRVLMESLELIAEDNDLDPINEPTIDVESLEIPEDGEFTFEFEVEVRPDFKLPEYKGLSLERPVREIGDKDIEEYLNRFLGQYGEMEERKGAAEKEDYLELSIKFEHDGKPLSEIAELVVPLRPILRLRDAEIKDFGEVMADVKAGDTRETELEVSAEADQIEMRGEKVKATFTVKTVKFIQPPEINEELLERIGAESEEELREEIKNILERQVTYEQRQSTRTQVLEKITESADWDLPETLVSKQVENALRREILEMQQAGFSRQDIQARENELRQQAISSTRQALKEHFVLDKIATTENLMVDPSEIDMEIYYMAMQQGESPRRVRARMVKSGMIENLEAQLRERKAVDVILEKAEYKETEMKKPEENKVSAIARSVCSSFAGSAAEAEEEEAAEEEGEE